In one Solanum lycopersicum chromosome 11, SLM_r2.1 genomic region, the following are encoded:
- the LOC101257134 gene encoding multiple C2 domain and transmembrane region protein 6-like, whose protein sequence is MAKLIVEVLDASDLMPKDGQGSASPFVEVDFDEQRQRTQTKNKDLNPQWNEKLVFNIKNPRDLENQTISVYVYNDQKQGHHKNFLGRVKISGAFIPFSDSEALVQRYPLDKRGIFSHIKGDIALRIYAVLAGGGGGVADVIPPPVSVETEQQNVNNGEDRATPFTPFQETSTNNFEEQYMKETEIKKKDKKKKESEVRTFHSIPAPAPVPVPASGPSPPPVVIERRADFAKAGGPMASNVMQMQMGGGPRPEFGLVETRPPLAARMGYWGRDKTASTYDLVEQMQFLYINVVKARDLPVMDISGSLDPYVEVKLGNYKGVTRHFEKNQYPVWNSVFAFSKERLQSNLIEVTVKDKDFGKDDIVGKVMFDIAEVPLRVPPDSPLAPQWYRLINKKGEKIPQGEIMLAVWMGTQADEAFPEAWHSDAHMASQQNLVNTRSKVYFSPKLYYLRVHVIEAQDLLPSDRSRMPEAYAKLQLGHQSRTTKPSPMRHINPVWNEELMFVASEPFEEYLIIDVVDRVGPGKDELIGRAMISFKNIPTRVDNSKLPDAIWFNLLKPSHAADDDEKKKEVKFSSKIHLRIWIDAGYHVLDESTHFSSDLQPSSKFLRKPSIGLLELGILSAKNLMPMKSKEGRITDSYCVAKYGNKWVRTRTLIDTLAPRWNEQFSWEVFDPCTVVTIGVFDNCHINGKDEARDQRIGKVRIRLSTLETDRIYTHFYPLLVLTPSGLRKHGELHLAIRFTCTAWVNMVAQYGRPLLPKMHYVQPISVRHIDWLRHQAMQIVAARLVRAEPPLRKEVVEYMLDVDYHMFSLRRSKANFFRIMGLLSGISAVHGWFNGICNWRNPLTTILVHVLFLILICYPELILPTIFLYLFVIGLWNYRFRPRAPPHMDARLSQAENAHPDELDEEFDTFPTSRQTDAVRMRYDRLRSVAGRVQTVVGDLATQGERALSILSWRDPRATAIFIILALIWAVFLYVTPFQVVAVLIGLYWLRHPRFRSKLPSVPVNFFKRLPSKSDMLL, encoded by the coding sequence ATGGCTAAGTTAATTGTAGAAGTTCTTGATGCAAGTGATCTGATGCCTAAAGATGGACAAGGTTCAGCAAGTCCTTTTGTTGAAGTAGATTTTGATGAGCAACGTCAAAGAACTCAAACTAAAAACAAAGATCTCAACCCTCAATGGAATGAAAAGCTTGTTTTCAACATCAAGAATCCAAGAGACCTTGAAAATCAGACTATCTCTGTTTATGTTTATAATGACCAAAAACAGGGACATCACAAGAATTTTCTCGGTCGTGTCAAGATATCTGGTGCTTTTATCCCCTTTTCTGATTCTGAAGCTTTAGTTCAGAGATACCCACTTGATAAAAGAGGAATATTTTCACATATTAAAGGGGATATTGCTTTAAGAATCTATGCTGTTCTtgctggtggtggtggtggtgttgcTGATGTCATTCCGCCGCCGGTGTCGGTGGAAACTGAGCAGCAGAATGTGAATAATGGTGAAGATAGAGCAACCCCTTTTACTCCATTTCAAGAAACTAGCACCAACAACTTTGAAGAACAGTACATGAAGGAGACTGAAATCAAGAAGAaggataagaagaagaaagaatcaGAGGTAAGAACTTTTCATTCTATTCCTGCACCGGCGCCGGTACCAGTGCCGGCGTCTGGCCCATCACCACCTCCGGTGGTGATAGAGAGAAGGGCTGACTTTGCAAAGGCTGGTGGACCAATGGCTAGCAATGTAATGCAGATGCAAATGGGTGGTGGTCCAAGGCCTGAATTTGGTTTAGTGGAAACAAGGCCACCTTTGGCTGCAAGAATGGGGTATTGGGGTAGAGATAAAACTGCTAGTACTTATGATTTGGTGGAGCAAAtgcaatttttgtatattaatgttGTCAAAGCTAGGGATCTTCCAGTTATGGATATATCAGGGAGTCTTGATCCTTATGTTGAGGTGAAACTTGGTAATTACAAAGGTGTTACAAGGCATTTTGAAAAGAATCAATACCCTGTATGGAATAGTGTTTTTGCTTTTTCTAAAGAAAGACTGCAGTCTAATTTGATTGAAGTCACTGTAAAAGATAAGGATTTTGGGAAAGATGATATTGTTGGCAAAGTTATGTTTGATATTGCTGAAGTCCCTCTTCGTGTTCCACCAGATAGTCCTTTAGCTCCCCAATGGTATAGGTTGATCAATAAGAAAGGAGAGAAGATTCCACAAGGTGAAATCATGCTTGCTGTTTGGATGGGAACTCAAGCTGATGAGGCTTTTCCTGAGGCTTGGCATTCTGATGCTCATATGGCTAGTCAACAAAATTTGGTTAATACGCGATCCAAAGTGTATTTCTCACCTAAATTATATTATCTAAGAGTTCATGTTATTGAAGCTCAGGATCTTCTGCCATCAGATAGAAGCCGGATGCCCGAGGCTTATGCCAAGTTACAGCTTGGGCACCAGTCAAGGACTACCAAGCCCTCCCCGATGAGACACATTAACCCGGTGTGGAATGAGGAGCTAATGTTTGTTGCATCTGAACCTTTTGAGGAGTATTTGATAATAGATGTCGTGGATAGAGTTGGACCAGGGAAAGATGAATTGATTGGCAGGGCTATGATATCATTTAAGAATATTCCAACCAGAGTTGATAACTCTAAGTTACCAGATGCTATATGGTTCAATCTTCTCAAGCCTTCTCATGCGGCAGATGATGacgagaagaagaaagaagtgaAGTTCTCTAGCAAGATTCACCTTAGAATTTGGATAGATGCTGGTTACCATGTTCTTGATGAGTCCACACATTTTAGCAGTGATCTTCAACCATCATCGAAGTTCTTGAGAAAGCCGAGTATTGGACTTCTTGAATTAGGTATTCTCAGTGCCAAGAATCTGATGCCAATGAAGAGTAAAGAGGGTCGAATAACAGATTCATATTGTGTTGCTAAGTATGGGAATAAATGGGTTCGAACAAGAACACTCATTGACACTCTGGCTCCTCGATGGAATGAGCAGTTCTCTTGGGAAGTGTTTGATCCGTGTACCGTTGTCACCATTGGGGTCTTTGACAATTGTCACATCAATGGCAAAGATGAAGCTAGAGATCAGAGAATTGGTAAGGTGAGAATTAGGTTATCGACTTTGGAAACTGATCGGATCTATACACATTTTTATCCGTTGCTGGTTCTTACACCTTCTGGTTTAAGGAAACATGGAGAGCTTCATTTGGCCATAAGGTTCACTTGTACTGCTTGGGTGAACATGGTAGCACAATATGGGAGGCCATTGCTCCCGAAAATGCATTATGTGCAACCCATTTCCGTTAGGCATATTGATTGGTTGCGCCACCAGGCAATGCAGATAGTAGCTGCAAGGCTGGTCAGGGCTGAGCCACCTCTTAGAAAGGAGGTTGTCGAGTATATGCTGGATGTGGATTACCATATGTTCAGTCTCAGAAGAAGCAAAGCTAATTTCTTTCGCATAATGGGACTGCTTTCTGGGATTTCTGCAGTTCATGGATGGTTTAATGGGATTTGCAATTGGAGAAACCCTTTGACGACTATTCTTGTCCATGTGCTCTTCTTGATATTGATTTGCTATCCAGAACTCATTTTGCCAACAATTTTCCTCTACCTGTTTGTAATTGGCTTGTGGAACTACAGGTTTAGGCCTAGAGCTCCACCACACATGGATGCTCGCCTTTCACAAGCTGAAAATGCTCACCCAGATGAACTGGATGAAGAGTTTGATACATTCCCTACTTCCCGGCAAACAGATGCAGTAAGAATGAGGTATGATCGACTGAGGAGTGTGGCTGGGAGGGTGCAAACTGTAGTTGGAGATTTGGCAACACAAGGTGAAAGGGCTCTTTCCATACTAAGCTGGCGGGATCCAAGGGCTACTGCTATATTTATAATCCTTGCATTGATCTGGGCTGTGTTTCTATATGTTACTCCATTCCAAGTAGTTGCAGTGCTCATAGGACTTTACTGGTTGCGCCATCCACGATTCAGGAGCAAGCTGCCATCAGTACCTGTCAACTTCTTCAAGAGATTACCATCGAAGTCCGATATGCTTTTGTAA